The Vibrio astriarenae genome contains a region encoding:
- the hfq gene encoding RNA chaperone Hfq yields MAKGQSLQDPFLNALRRERIPVSIYLVNGIKLQGQIESFDQFVILLKNTVNQMVYKHAISTVVPARPVSHHSGERPQNDRPQEKSED; encoded by the coding sequence TCTACAAGACCCATTTCTAAATGCACTACGCCGCGAGCGTATCCCTGTATCTATCTACTTGGTTAACGGTATCAAGCTACAAGGTCAAATTGAGTCATTCGACCAATTCGTTATCTTGTTGAAAAACACAGTAAACCAGATGGTATACAAGCATGCGATTTCTACAGTTGTGCCGGCTCGTCCAGTGAGCCATCACAGCGGTGAGCGTCCTCAAAACGACCGCCCACAAGAAAAATCAGAAGATTAA
- the hflX gene encoding ribosome rescue GTPase HflX — MFDRYEAGERAVLVHINFTQEGEWEDLVEFEMLVSSSGVQSLQVITGSRQSPHPKYYVGEGKAQEIAEAVQREEADVVIFNHALSPAQERNLEQLCHCRVLDRTGLILDIFAQRARTHEGKLQVELAQLRHISTRLIRGWTHLERQKGGIGLRGPGETQLETDRRLLRDRIKAILRRLEKVSKQREQGRRARRRAEIPTVSLVGYTNAGKSTLFNRITEAGVYAADQLFATLDPTLRKIELKEVGPAILADTVGFIRHLPHDLVAAFKATLQETQEADILLHVVDASDERFRENIHAVHEVLEEIDASEIPTLVVMNKIDNLEGQKPRIERDDEGIPTTVWVSAMADLGMDLLFEALKERLASQMVEYKLQIPPAYQGRIRSVFFEKQCILGEGYDEEGNLLIDIRMQNADWQRLEKREGAVLRDFIVT, encoded by the coding sequence TTGTTTGACCGTTATGAAGCCGGTGAGCGAGCCGTACTTGTTCATATCAACTTCACGCAAGAGGGTGAGTGGGAAGATTTAGTCGAGTTTGAAATGCTCGTCTCTTCCTCTGGCGTACAGTCACTGCAGGTGATCACCGGCAGTCGTCAGTCGCCACACCCTAAATATTATGTCGGAGAGGGTAAAGCCCAAGAGATCGCTGAAGCAGTTCAGCGTGAAGAGGCGGATGTGGTGATCTTTAACCACGCTCTCTCCCCTGCCCAAGAACGAAATCTAGAGCAGTTATGTCATTGTCGTGTTTTAGACCGCACTGGTTTGATCCTCGATATTTTTGCCCAGCGAGCAAGGACACACGAAGGTAAACTTCAGGTTGAGCTTGCACAGCTACGACATATTTCAACTCGTTTGATTCGTGGATGGACCCACTTGGAGCGACAGAAAGGTGGTATTGGTCTTCGAGGGCCGGGTGAAACCCAGCTTGAAACAGACAGACGCCTACTGCGTGATCGGATCAAAGCGATCCTTCGTCGTTTAGAGAAAGTGTCTAAACAGCGAGAGCAAGGACGACGAGCTCGTCGACGCGCTGAAATCCCCACAGTCTCCTTAGTTGGTTACACCAACGCAGGTAAATCAACACTGTTTAACCGCATCACTGAAGCGGGCGTTTACGCCGCTGACCAGTTATTTGCAACGTTAGATCCTACACTACGTAAGATCGAGCTCAAAGAGGTCGGTCCCGCAATTTTGGCAGATACGGTAGGATTTATTCGTCACCTTCCACATGATCTTGTTGCGGCCTTTAAGGCAACGTTACAAGAAACACAAGAAGCTGACATTTTGTTACACGTTGTTGATGCCAGTGATGAGCGTTTTCGTGAGAATATTCATGCTGTTCATGAAGTACTTGAGGAAATTGACGCCTCTGAGATACCGACCTTAGTGGTGATGAACAAAATTGATAATCTCGAAGGGCAAAAACCTCGTATTGAAAGAGATGACGAGGGCATTCCAACAACGGTTTGGGTTTCTGCGATGGCAGACCTGGGCATGGATTTGCTTTTTGAAGCTCTAAAAGAACGTCTCGCCAGTCAAATGGTTGAGTACAAACTGCAGATTCCACCCGCTTATCAGGGACGAATTCGCAGTGTATTCTTCGAGAAACAGTGCATTCTGGGTGAAGGCTATGATGAAGAGGGTAATCTTCTGATTGATATTCGCATGCAGAATGCAGATTGGCAGCGACTCGAAAAAAGAGAAGGGGCAGTTTTACGTGACTTTATAGTTACTTAA
- the hflK gene encoding FtsH protease activity modulator HflK, protein MAWNEPGNNNGNNGRDNDPWGNNNRGGQNNGGREQGPPDLDEVFSKLSQKLGGKFGGKGGNGSSTGGNGGFLGFGVIAVIAIAIWVFAGFYTIGEAERGVVLRLGKYDRVVDPGLNWRPRFIDEVTPVNVQAIRSLRSSGLMLTKDENVVTVAMDVQYRVADPYKYLYVVTNADDSLRQATDSALRAVIGDSLMDSILTSGRQQIRQSTQETLNQIVDSYDMGLVIVDVNFQSARPPEQVKDAFDDAIAAREDEERFEREAEAYRNDILPKATGRAERLKKEAQGYSERVVNESLGQVAQFEKLLPEYQAAPDVTRNRLYLDTMEQVYSSTSKVLIDSESSGNLLYLPIDKLAGEGKTDTKRTQRSSSSYDQIELEAQDPISDSSSGSRSTGTRQGRY, encoded by the coding sequence ATGGCGTGGAACGAGCCTGGTAATAACAACGGCAATAATGGCCGCGATAATGACCCTTGGGGTAATAACAATCGTGGTGGCCAGAATAATGGCGGCCGTGAGCAAGGACCACCAGATTTGGATGAAGTTTTCAGCAAACTAAGTCAAAAGCTGGGTGGTAAGTTTGGTGGTAAAGGTGGCAATGGTTCATCGACTGGTGGTAACGGCGGATTCCTAGGATTCGGTGTGATCGCTGTGATCGCAATTGCTATCTGGGTTTTTGCTGGCTTCTACACAATTGGTGAAGCAGAGCGTGGTGTAGTTTTGCGTCTAGGAAAATACGACCGTGTGGTCGATCCTGGTCTTAACTGGCGTCCACGTTTTATTGATGAAGTCACTCCGGTTAACGTACAAGCGATTCGCTCACTGCGCTCTTCAGGTCTAATGCTGACCAAAGACGAAAACGTAGTGACAGTAGCAATGGACGTTCAATACCGTGTTGCTGACCCATACAAATACTTATATGTCGTGACCAACGCTGATGACAGCTTACGTCAGGCAACGGATTCTGCACTTCGTGCGGTTATTGGTGATTCACTGATGGATAGCATCCTAACCAGTGGGCGTCAGCAAATCCGTCAAAGCACACAAGAAACACTGAACCAGATCGTAGACAGCTACGATATGGGTCTGGTTATCGTTGATGTGAACTTCCAATCAGCACGTCCACCTGAGCAAGTTAAAGATGCATTCGATGATGCTATCGCCGCTCGTGAGGATGAAGAGCGTTTTGAGCGTGAAGCAGAAGCTTACCGTAACGATATCTTGCCAAAAGCAACGGGTCGTGCAGAGCGTCTGAAGAAAGAAGCTCAAGGTTACTCTGAGCGCGTAGTCAACGAATCGCTAGGTCAAGTAGCACAGTTCGAGAAACTGCTACCTGAATACCAAGCAGCACCAGATGTAACTCGCAATCGTCTATACCTAGACACGATGGAGCAGGTTTACAGCAGCACTTCGAAGGTACTGATTGACTCAGAGTCGAGTGGCAACCTACTTTACCTACCGATTGATAAACTGGCAGGTGAAGGAAAAACTGACACTAAACGTACTCAGCGTTCATCATCTAGCTATGATCAAATTGAGTTAGAGGCACAAGATCCTATTTCTGACTCAAGCTCTGGTTCGCGTTCTACTGGCACTCGTCAAGGGAGATACTAA